CTCAACGAGAGCCGCACGACTGCGTCGAATGTAAAATTTACAAGAAGCGTCATTACTTTTTCTAAACGAACACCATAATATGATCTCGGAATATTCAACGACTACGATAATTCTCTCACCTACGGGATTTCGTGCTTCATTGACAAACTGAATGATATTCATAGCTGTCTTTTGCATCGAAAATTGATAAATGTTGGTACCATTTATAAGCATCGCAGTTGGATACGAACGAATATTGTATCGACGACAAACCGCAGAATGTACGGTACAGTCAACAGTACCAAAGCGAACGATAGACTCGTCAAATTCCATCGATGCTTTTCGAACCTCCTTTAAAAATTGCACACAAGGAGGGCACCACGGCGCGTACCAGTCGAGAAACCATACATCATTCGCTGCGAAGAGAAATaatgtgttaaaaaattagacaGATTATTATGCACAGCGGACATTAGTTTGGTGAACATTCCCGTAAGAATTCGTGAATATAGTTTAGAGGAAGTAAAGGAAGAGTTCCCCGAAGCCATGCGAATCAAAGGAAGCAAGCATAAAGGTAAGGTAAATACGTAGATCCCTAGCTAACTCGGGTTTCAAATCTATATCCTACCGCCATTCTTTCCTTCCAGTATGGACGTCACTTGTTCAGCGGTTAATGCCCAGACATTTACTGCCTTAACGCTACTGTATAAAAATTTAACGATATCGTTAAAAGTGTTCTTTCCGTGATACAGTTCGAATGCTCCTCCTGGCTTAACGATGCCCCACATTGGATAACGATTTACGCCCAGGGTGCTGCAAACGTGCGAGTATCTGCCACAGTTAATTTTACCTGAAAAATTTGGATCGTTCATTGGTATTTGTTGTAcggaaaaaaactcaagtccgtGAATGATATCTTACCCAATTTCATAGTATCGATAACACCAGGGAGTCGTTTCAATATTGGATCCGAGTCAGCTACGGGACCGATGTGAAAATATACGAGCCAACCGGATTCGGATGATTCCTCTTTCatcaagtattttttaatattctgtaAGAAGCGAACGTAAATGTCGGTAACTGCATTGTACGTACGTATGTCATGTGTTTACgtatacattatattatattacatataATTATAATGATACTTGCTTGAAATTCGATAGCGTCGAGGTCGCAAGGTTCCGGTAAATGTCCCATTACTTTTTCTATCAATACACCTGTTTCTTCCATGTTTTCGAACGAAACCACATGCCACGAATTGTTCGTAAACGGAGACACGGACAGATAAACTGCATTGGTATCGTCAGAAATCGCATTCCCGCATCTTTTCTCTTGGCCGCAATAACATATTCTTACATCTATCATATTTTCCTGCAACAGATTGTGAACAGATTAGAATCTCAAGCAATATTAATTCTAGATACGATAGACAACAGCACAATAACACAATAATGAATgaaggagaaaaaaatatttgagaaaTGGATAAAGTGGTTACAAAGATCGCGGCGACTTTTAATCGCTCAGTGGACGTAAAACAATGACGCTCTGCACCGCAAACAAATATTAGCATAGGTTTCTTTGTTCCTTCGGTACCGCGAGAAATAAAATCCTCCAAAGACTCTTCTATCTCATAAATATCAATCTCCAACTTGCTTAAAATGAAGCTCATAATAGCCGTGTACGTCCTTTCCCCGCTATATTCTCCGCCGTGCCTCGAATTCTGTAACAAAAGAACGAATATTTCAGTGCCTGATAACAAGAACTTTTACATAGTTGTTTTAATTAGTTTTACATACCTTTGGGTGGTGCATCAAAGTAGGATAAGATCTTATACCAATCTGACGACACAGACGCCATTCGTCTTCGCAATTTACAGCTGCCATTCTTACCGCCCCGTCAAGTTCTTGcgcaatttttttccaaattggAGCAAGTTGATGACAATGACCGCACAGCGGAGAGTAGAAATTTACCAGCCATACTTTCTCGGTATAAGTAACGCTTTCAACTATAACGGACATAATATACACTAAGGTGGctgttattttcgacttttgaattttcttcggggcaccctgcagaatagttccaaataataaaagaaagatctgtgtaaagtttgagcccgatcggataacgggaaaacgggcccctgggcccttaaacatttaaataattatttaacagcccaaaaagataaaaaaaattccttattttcagtgtttgatatgtcatgaatgtttcctgaaaatttgagaccgaaattcgcaaaaatattgaagatatagacatcagaagtgaggtattcaaatgcatttttcttgAAATCACGATTTTCAAACATGTTACTCACGATTATTGAAAAAGTATTcaaccgatttacttcaaattttgcatagcTATGTAATACACTATTACTCAGTTTTCTGACagcgcgtatttttttttattatttgcaactattctggagggtgtcccaaagaaaatcttgaaaaaattgtttaccaaGAGTAAGTAAGAACTACCCTAATATACACGTTAGATTTGTAAATCTAATTTACAAGGATCAAAGAAACTCTCACAGTACATAGAGAGTATGTACTTACAATAATCACTTTCATCAAGCGTAACGATCCAAGGATCATCGTCGTATATTCCAAAGTTATTCGCGTAATAACTCCAAGAATGGTATGTTCCTTTCTTATTCGCACTGTCAACCCCCTCCTCTCCATGGCTGTCGtattgttttcttaaaattggATCTTTCAAAGTCTCATAGGCCCTCGTCAATCGAATAAACTTTTCATAAGCTTCCGGATTGTTCTATAACAGGTAAACATTATTATCCACATTTCCAAGCAAATAAGTCCCATAAAGAAGTACTCCCATTTtcaattatatgattatttcaTTAACAACGTTGCGGATGCTAGGCTATCAACACAAGATACGTCAAGTTATATAAAATGCGTTGATCGTTGTGTAAAAAGTTACAGATGCAAGGTACATATAAGATATACGTAGTGAAACCCTCGACTTACGTTATTTAACAGGTTGATAAGAGACTTGCACTTTCACGTACATTATTTTTGTCAGGATGTTCGATCACCGCTAATTTTTTGAAGGCTCTTCTAATTTCCTTCTGATCCGCTGTCTCGCTTACACGAAGTATTTCGTAATAATCATGTCCGTGTCCCATGCTCGACCATAAATGGACGACAACAAGGAACAAATTTATAATGATGCTTTTATACCTAAGAAATTACAAAGTCATTATTATAAAGTTTTCGGTTTCTTCTACCACGAAATTTATGGAACTATGTACGTATATGTCGTATATATTcagatttaataaatttttttttgtgtcatTATTAGCAAATGTTTCTCTCTGGTCGTTAGTATGTTGGTAATTATATATTAGTTCgatagattttttaaattcttattgttAATTGGATGTTTCTGCCGGTTATGCTTACTAGTAAGTATATATACCtacatttttacttttttgtacCAGCGAAGTGGTTCGGCTTCGCTTCTCAACGTCGCCTCCTGGCATGTGTAACGGTGTAGGTGTAGCCCACTGCTTGCCACACCTACACTATATACCTAATGCATACATACAACCCACACAATAAGgactgtacatacatacagtgTACTGTGGGACGTGGGTAAACGCGGATAAGCGCCCCTCGGTTTTTGAACAAGTATGTAAGTATGTACTCAAAGTACGTATGCATTTGCAAACGGCTGTTTGTATTGGAAGATCTTAAAGATTCGCTGGAAAAATTTCATTACAACGTTTTAATGTGATCATAGTACCCAAGTATACAGTAGATGAGCAACGTTGCCGGGAAATGGGTTACGAATCGTAAATGTCGTAGCTCTTGCGGGATTCGTGATTCGTGTAGGTATTTGGTTGTGTTTGATTTTGGGGCCGTTCGTGCTGATTCGTGCACATTCGTGGTTGAAAcaggttgaaagttgaaagtggTTGAAAGGGAAGAGAAGCGATCAAAATGGTAGTAGCACTACCTTTCGGAGCTTCTTTCATGTTAGCTGTCAAATAAACAGATGTAACCTAAAACGTGTAGATCAGGGGGAAGCAAGTAAGGCTATAAAAATGGATGTCGTGACGACAAGTTTGGAGGCTTTGATACGTAAGTTGGAATttcttaattacttaataatctCGAGATGTTCTTGGTACGAACAACATAACCATGGTGTAAATGTAGCGTAGATTTTACTTTCACCATTTTTTGCGTGTATCTGCATCGCTGGTAATGTCGGCGCCGCTCAACTTAAATCTATAAATCtaattttcaacgatatttCCTTTGTAGAAAGGGTAACGAATCCGCAAAATCAGAAGCCCGATGCAGCGGCCACCGAAGCGTTCTGTGTCATGTTGACTAAAGAACCAGAGGGTATCCAAATTGGTACCAAGTTGTTAGCATTACACATTCAATCATCCAACGAGTCCGAAGCACTTCAGGCCCTTGCTGTAAGTTTTCCGCTAAACTTTCACTCGAGGCGAAAGCTAAAAGTACATTATTCTTTAGTTTAGAAAAGGGACCAACATCGGCAATAtatctttctattttttttcttccactTGTCTAACGTCACAAACTTACtattttccaaaaatatcaaATCTTCGCCTAAATATTGTATGTAGATACAGCGATTGTTGATTGTCAAATAACATACATATGTAGAACAAATAACAGATTTATAAGTATAAGCTTGATGCGGAGAATTTATCGATTTAATAATTCCATAGCTATTGGACACATGTATGCAAAGGTGCGGGTCATCTTTTCACACTGAAATTGGTAAATTTCGTTTTCTAAATGAAATGATCCGCCTAGTTTCACCAAAGTATTTAGGTGGTAGAACACCAGTTATGGTCCGTCAAAAGGTGCTGCATTTGTTACATACATGGACAAAAGAATATCCACGAGAGTTGAAAATCAAAGAAGCTTATGAAATGTTGAAAAAGCAAGGCGTCGTCGAGGTTAGTTACATGTCTTGCTTTACCATTCGTTCGACAAACGCATTATCAAGGCGTGCGATTCATTTTCCTGATAAAACTAATAAGTAAACAGAGCGCATACATTTAGGACGATCCAACATCGACGATCAATATCCCAGAGGATGGAATGAAAGGGTCGAAAGCTAGAAATACAATATTCAATGACGAGGAGAAATCTAAACTGTTGCAAAAGTTGCTCCAGAGCAAAAATCCTGATGATTTACAAGCTGCGAACAGACTGATTAAAACTATGGTCAGAGAGGTgagcgagcaaacgagcaaataGATTCTTaaatagtctcttaagactGCAGAGCCTTATCGGATCCATATCTCACCAAATTATTTTGCAGGATGAAAGAAGGGTACAATTGAACTCGCGTAGGATAATGGAATTGGAATCTGTACATAACAATGCAAAATTATTACTGGAAATGTTAGACACCTATAATCGCAATGATACTAGTAGAGAAGATCTCGAATTGATGAAGGAATTGCGTCAAGCTTGCGAACGTTTAAAACCAATTGTGTTGAGGCTAGCAAACGAAACTCAAGATAACGAAGAAATGCTCGGTAAATACTTGCAATAATCATTTGATATACCCCGAACCGTGCTCAACGAATATGGTAATGTTGCTTTGTTGTTTTCTGATACCCGAAAAATCGTTCTATCAAGTAGTAAcgaattatcattattattattattattattatgatgatGATTATTATGATCATTGTCCACATCATCATCAGTAGTATTAGTATGCTAATTACGGAAATCCTGATCAACTCATACATATAGTTACCGCTTAGAATTTCAAGACCGTGAAGTGATGAGATTGCAAAGACAGATCGACTGTACCTTGTTCAAATGATCTGCGTTAGGTGATGTGCTTGCTGCAAGCGATGAATTGGGACAGGTATTCGAAAAATACACTGCTGTGATAGTCCGTGGTGAATGCGTAAAGCCTAAGACGGACTCCGACATCAACCCGTACTTGTTAGATTTATCTTCTCCGATAGAGAACATTCCTCTTGAAAGTGGTGACGTGAATACGAGTTACGATGCAACGACAACGAACAACCATCAATCAGATATGGAAGCTTTAGGAGATATCTTCAGTTCGTTAGGAAAATCTGAAAATTCAGAAACCTTTTCTGTTTCTAGCACAAACCTCTTAATACCCGAATCAGCGATCATGCAACCAATCAGCGTTTTACCCACAAACAAAAAAGGTCTGTGAATCTAAGGTGCTTAACAAAAGTCTAGCATGTTCGATAGTGAATTTGCCCgtttactaacaataagtatctaATAAAATGGACAAACGGTGAATAATTCTGTTCCGTCGTCAGGTGACGAATCACTCGACACACCTGAAAAAATAATAGACAGTAAAGCAAGAGCACTGGAGGAATTGAATGAATTAGGAGAGTCTTTGCTCAAGCAAAGTTTATCGGGCACGATGTCAAATACACGTTCCAATTCAGTATGGTTGGTAAAGCTAATATGCTAGTATGGTAGCTAAACGTAATAAATCTCCAGTTACATACGTATACGCATGTATATTGCTATTTCAAGCCTGTTGTGTTAATAGCTTCCTTTTTGCTTTCTTGTGTGTTTTATAGTAAACAAGCCGCAAATCCAACACCATACGTAACAACACCTCCAGCAGAACGTGGCGATTCGTCGCATTGTTCTAGTCGGCTAAATGCTACAGATACGACAACCGCCAAGACAGCCGATGTTGAATCTGAATCGGTCACCACTCAAAATGTTGCAGCTCATGGTGGTGCAGATTCAAACAAACTCGTCGATTCTAACATAAACGAAAGAAAGACGGACACGTATGTATGCAATAATCGACTAATCGCACGTGATCCCATCACGACGGTAACATCGACAACAGAAAACTCTGTTAGCATAGGATCAGGGATCAAACCATTGACAGACATCAATGTTAATCTTCAAGATATTAAACCAGGTACGC
This region of Andrena cerasifolii isolate SP2316 chromosome 4, iyAndCera1_principal, whole genome shotgun sequence genomic DNA includes:
- the LOC143368258 gene encoding dnaJ homolog subfamily C member 10-like; this encodes MYKSIIINLFLVVVHLWSSMGHGHDYYEILRVSETADQKEIRRAFKKLAVIEHPDKNNNNPEAYEKFIRLTRAYETLKDPILRKQYDSHGEEGVDSANKKGTYHSWSYYANNFGIYDDDPWIVTLDESDYFESVTYTEKVWLVNFYSPLCGHCHQLAPIWKKIAQELDGAVRMAAVNCEDEWRLCRQIGIRSYPTLMHHPKNSRHGGEYSGERTYTAIMSFILSKLEIDIYEIEESLEDFISRGTEGTKKPMLIFVCGAERHCFTSTERLKVAAIFENMIDVRICYCGQEKRCGNAISDDTNAVYLSVSPFTNNSWHVVSFENMEETGVLIEKVMGHLPEPCDLDAIEFQNIKKYLMKEESSESGWLVYFHIGPVADSDPILKRLPGVIDTMKLGKINCGRYSHVCSTLGVNRYPMWGIVKPGGAFELYHGKNTFNDIVKFLYSSVKAVNVWALTAEQVTSILEGKNGANDVWFLDWYAPWCPPCVQFLKEVRKASMEFDESIVRFGTVDCTVHSAVCRRYNIRSYPTAMLINGTNIYQFSMQKTAMNIIQFVNEARNPVVVRLSLRNFEERLGERRFKSSVCKFIWVVEYFATWCASCQRLTPEWIAIANSLAVLPFVKVANVDCETESILCSTQGIRSYPTIRIYLREKHDSTVFDSYNGQRDSVSILTWITQFFPRKVQELDPSIFQRKVLSDQNVWIVVFFVPWCERSHKLQPQFAIAAQLLKKTIQFGRFNCDTYVAECIKAGIKQHPKLMIYDSRFRKKKLADGFQINGTTAGDIKRNVLDFTARVSRDEL
- the Gga gene encoding ADP-ribosylation factor-binding protein Gga, translated to MDVVTTSLEALIQRVTNPQNQKPDAAATEAFCVMLTKEPEGIQIGTKLLALHIQSSNESEALQALALLDTCMQRCGSSFHTEIGKFRFLNEMIRLVSPKYLGGRTPVMVRQKVLHLLHTWTKEYPRELKIKEAYEMLKKQGVVEDDPTSTINIPEDGMKGSKARNTIFNDEEKSKLLQKLLQSKNPDDLQAANRLIKTMVREDERRVQLNSRRIMELESVHNNAKLLLEMLDTYNRNDTSREDLELMKELRQACERLKPIVLRLANETQDNEEMLGDVLAASDELGQVFEKYTAVIVRGECVKPKTDSDINPYLLDLSSPIENIPLESGDVNTSYDATTTNNHQSDMEALGDIFSSLGKSENSETFSVSSTNLLIPESAIMQPISVLPTNKKGDESLDTPEKIIDSKARALEELNELGESLLKQSLSGTMSNTRSNSVCKQAANPTPYVTTPPAERGDSSHCSSRLNATDTTTAKTADVESESVTTQNVAAHGGADSNKLVDSNINERKTDTYVCNNRLIARDPITTVTSTTENSVSIGSGIKPLTDINVNLQDIKPGINPPITVIEEKNGITVVLHFARDNPRQDVFVVVITTMSTNLKPLGNYLFQAVVPKMCKCRLQPPSGTELPGHNPFLPPAAITQIMLIANPNKETVSLKFMLSYTMDDETFTEMGEVERLPLL